Within Stella humosa, the genomic segment GATCGTGCGTCGGCCTCGGCTGCCGTCAGTCCGGCATTGCCGGGGATGGCGACGCCGTCGGAGGTGGCCGGCGATGCGCCCGGGCTGCCGGGATGGCGGTTGCAGTCCAGCACCAGGCGCGAATAGCCGGTGAAGAGCGCCGGCGCGTCCAGCAGGACCGCCATCCGCTCCGTCACCGCCGCGGCACCGATGTCCCAGGCGATGTGGCGGCCAAGCTCGTCCGGCGATAGCCCCAGCGTACCCAGGCTGGCCGGGATGCGGTTGCTGGCATGGTCGCAGAGCAGCAGCAGCGGCGCCCGCCCGCCATCGTTGGCGACGCGCCAGGCCGGCGGGTCGTCCGGGCCCAGCAGGGGGCCGTTCAGGGGCGTGGCTCGGTCGTTCATCGGGGCCGGATCTCGTCGAAGGCAGCCGGGACTTATAGGCGCCGGGCGTTTGCGACGAAAGGAGGTTCGACGGAAGGGAGGGGGCGGCCACCGGCGCGTGCCTGGGCTATAAGCATCCCGCCCATGCCGAGCCCGTCCCGCCGTCCATCCGCGTTCCACCTGGCCCTGGTCGCCCTCGCCGTCGGCGGGGCCTGCATCGCCCTGTCGCCGATCCTGGTGCGCCTGTCCGAGGTCGGGCCGACGGTGACCGCGTTCTGGCGGGCGGCCCTGGCCGTGCCGATCCTGGCCCTGCTTGTGGCCGCGGCCGACCGCGCGCCCATGCCGATCCGGCCGGTCGACCGCTGGCGGCTGCTGGCAGCGGGCGTGTTCTTCGCGGGCGACCTTGCCTTCTGGCATTGGTCGATCCGCTTCACCAGCGTTGCCAACGCCACGCTCTTCGCCAACTTCAACCCGATCTTCGTCGCCTTCGGCGCCTGGCTGCTGTTCGGCGAGCGGGTGAGCGCGCGTTTCCTCGGCGGCATGGCGCTGGCCTTCGCGGGCGCGCTCTGCCTGCTCGGCCAAAGCATGCGGATCGGCGGCGACCATGCCCTGGGCGATGGGCTGGGGGTGGCGACGGCGATGTGCTGGTCCGGCTACTTCCTGGTCGTGCGCAGCCTGCGCGCGCGCCTGGGAACGGGCGGCATCATGCTGTGGACGTCGCTGGCGACGGCGGTCGTGCTGCTGCCGGTCGCCTGGATCTCGGGCGAGGGGTTCTGGCCGGCGACGCTGGCGGGCTGGGCGGTGCTGGTCGGGCTGGGGCTGCTGTCCCACGCCCTGGGCCAAGGGCTGATCGCCTTTGCGCTGGCCCATCTGCCGGCCGGCTTCTCGGCCCTGGCGCTGCTGTCCGAGCCGGTGCTGGCGGCGCTCTTCGCCTGGGCCTGGCTGGGCGAGGGGCTGGGCTGGCTGCAATGGCTGGGCGGGCTGGCGGTGCTGGCCGGCATCGCGGTCGCCGCGCGCGGTCTCGGCCGGCCGCGACGGGCCATGGCCAGCGGAGCGATTGCCGAGCGCCCCGCCGGCCCATAGTGTCGGGCAAACGCCCGAAGCCTGCTGCCCGAAGCCTGCTGCCTGAAGCCTCCAGGGGACCGCATGACCGTGATGCCCGCGCCAGATGCGCTGTTGCGCGACCTTTTCGCCGCCGCCTTGGCCGCCGCCGATCCCGCGCTGGCCGTGCCGCGCTTCCTGCCGCCGCCGCCCCGCGGCCGCACGATCGTGGTCGGTGCCGGCAAGGCCGCCGCCAGCATGGCGGCCGCGGTCGAGGCACATTGGCCGGGGCCGCTGGAAGGGCTGGTCGTCACCCGATATGGCCATGCCGTGCCGTGCCGGCGCATCCGCGTGGTAGAGGCATCGCACCCGATGCCGGATGCCGCCGGCACCGCGGCGGCGGAAGAGATCCTGGGGCTGGTGCGTGGCCTGGGGCCGGACGACCTGGTGCTGTGCCTGGTCTCGGGCGGTGGCTCGGCCCTGCTGGGCCTGCCGGCACCCGGCATCACGCTCGACGACAAGCGCGCGCTGACGACCGACCTGCTGCGCTCTGGTGCCACGATCGGCGAGATCAACACGATCCGCAAGCACCTGTCGGCGATCAAAGGTGGCCGGCTGGCCCAGGCGGCCGCCCCCGCGCGCCTGGTGGCGCTGGCCATCTCCGACGTGCCCAACGACGACCCGGCGGTGATCGCCTCCGGCCTGACCGTGCCGGACCCGACCACCTATGCCGATGCCCGGGGTGTGCTGGCCAAGTACGGCATCACTCCGCCGCCGGCCATTGCCGCCCGCCTGGCGGCAGCGCTGGACGAGACGCCCAAGCCGGGCGACCCCATCTTCGCCAACACCCGCTTCGTCATGGTGGCGACGCCGCAGATGGCGCTCGACGCCGCGGCCGAGCGCGCGCGGGCGGTGGGGCTCACGCCCATCGTCCTGGGCGATGCCATCGAGGGCGAGGCGCGCGACGTGGCGCTCGTCCACGCCGCCATCGCCCGCCAGGTGCAGCGCCGCGGCCAGCCCCTGCCGGCACCGGCCGTGCTGCTGTCGGGCGGCGAGACGACCGTCACGGTGCGGGGCCGGGGCCGGGGGGGCCGCAACGCGGAGTTCCTGCTGGCGCTGGCGGTTGCGTTGGATGGCGCACCCGGCATCCACGCGCTGGCGGGCGACACCGACGGCATCGACGGCACCGAGGACAATGCCGGCGCCCTGCTGCATCCAGACAGCATCCAGCGCGGTCGCGCGGCCGGGATCGAGGCGCGCGAGCGCCTGGCCGACAATGACGGCTACGGCTTCTTCGCGGGCCTGGGCGACCTTGTCCGCACCGGCCCGACGCTGACCAACGTCAACGACTTCCGGGCGATCCTCGTATTGCCGGTTTCATGAGCGGGAATTCATGCGGCAGGGCGGTCGCGCTCGTCCGGGCGGGCGTGTATCGTCGATCACTGGTCCAGTCTCGGGAGGAACGATGCGGCGGAATCGCAGCACCAAGATCGTGGCGACGCTGGGACCGGCGAGCGGCACGCCAGAGGTCATCGGCGCGCTGTTCGATGCCGGGGTCGACGTCTTCCGGCTGAATTTCAGCCACGGCACCCACGACGAGCATCGCGTGCGCTACGACGTGATCCGCGCCATCGAGCAGGAGCGCAAGCGCCCGATCGGGATCCTGGTCGACCTCCAGGGACCAAAGCTGCGCGTCGGCACCTTCGCCGACGGCAAGATCATGCTGAAGGCCGGGCAAGGCTTCCGGCTCGACCTGACCGACAAGCCGGGCGACGAGACCCGGGCACCGTTGCCCCATCCGGAGATCTTCGAGGCGATCTCGCCCGGCACCGACCTGCTGCTCGATGACGGGCGCATCCGCCTGCGCGTCGAGAAGGTGCGGGGCAAGGTGGCCGAGACGCTGGTCATCACCGGCGGCCCGCTCAGCAACCGCAAGGGCGTCAACGTACCCAATGCCGTGCTGCCCGTGTCGGCGCTGACCGACAAGGACCGCCGCGACCTGCGCTTCGGCCTGGACATCGGCGCCGACTGGATCGCGCTCTCCTTCGTGCAGCGGCCCGAGGACGTGGCCGAGGCGCGCAAGCTGATCGAGGGCCGTGCGGCCGTCATGGTGAAGCTGGAGAAGCCCCAGGCGATCGAACGGTTGCAGGAGATCCTCGACCTGACCGACGCCGTGATGGTCGCGCGCGGCGACCTCGGCGTCGAGATGCCGCCCGAGGACGTGCCGGGGTTGCAGAAGCGTATCGTGCGGGCGTGCCGCGTCGCCGGCAAGCCGGTGGTGGTGGCGACCCAGATGCTGGAATCGATGGTGCAGTCGCCCGCCCCCACGCGCGCCGAGGCATCCGACGTGGCGACCGCGGTCTATGACGGCGCCGATGCGGTGATGCTGTCGGCCGAGACCGCGGCCGGCGCCTACCCGCGCGAGGCGGTCGAGATCATGAACCGCATCATCGCCAAGGTGGAGCAGGACCCGCTCTACCGGCCGATCATGGATGCCGAGCATTCCCAGCCCGAGCATACCGCCGCCGACGCCATCTCGGCGGCAGCCGCCCAGGTCTCGCAGACCATCGGGGCGGCCGCCATCTGCACCTTCACGACATCCGGTTCGACCACTCTGCGCGCGGCGCGCGAGCGGCCGACCTCGCCCATCCTCGGGCTGACGGCGCATGTGGGAACCGCCCGCCGGCTGGCCGTGTTGTGGGGGGTGCACTGGGTTCTGACCCGCGACATCCGATCCTTCTCGGACATGGTGGAACGAGCCCGCAAACTTGCGGTACAGGAGGGCTTCGCGCGCTCCGGGGACCGGATCGTGATCACTGCCGGCGTGCCGTTCGGGACGCCGGGCTCCACCAACACGCTGCGCATCGCCTGGGTCGAATAGATCGGCTTTCCACGCTAGGATGCCGATTCGATGGGGACCGTCGCATCGGCCTCGTCGGCGATGGGGGAAACGAGCCTTTCTGCATGAAGATCAAGGTTTGGGCGGAAGAGATCGCCCGGCGTCATCTTGACCCGGATGCGATCCGGCGGACCTATGACCGGTATGCCCGGGTCTATGACGGTATTTTCGGCCCGATCCTGAATCCCGGGCGGCGGCGTGCCGTCGCCGCGGCGGAACGGGCGCCGGGCTTGCGCGTGCTGGAGGTGGGGGTCGGCACCGGCCTTTCGCTGCCGCTCTACAAGTCCTCGCAGGTCGTCGGCATCGACGTTTCCGACAAGATGCTGGACCAGGCGCGCCGCCGCGTGGCCCGCCTGGGCCTGACGCATGTCGAGGACCTGCGGGTGATGGACGCCGAGGCGATGGCCTTCCCGGCGCAGTCCTTCGACTCGATCGTGCTGATGCACGTGGCCTCGGTCGTGCCGCATCCCGACCGCCTGATGGTGGAGGTGCGCCGCGTGCTGAAGCCAGGTGGCGAGGCGCTCGTGCTGAACCATTTCTGGACCGGGCGCGGGCCGATGAGCGTGGTCGAGCGGGCGCTGGCGCCGGCCTCCAACACCATCGGCTTCCGGCCGCTGTCGCTGGACGAGCTGATCTCGGTCACCCCGCTCACCTTCGTGGCGGAGGAGCGCGTGAACCTGTTCGGCTACTGGAGCCTGGTGCGCTTCCGCCGCGACTGAACGGCCGCGCAAGCTCCGGATATAATGGCGGGCGGGGAGGCCCCAGGTTAGGGCATCAACGAACGGAGCCCTGCCATGGAAGCGATGTCGATGAACGAGGCGGCCTGCTGGACGGCGGTCGTCGATCGCGACGAGGCCGCCGCCGGACGGTTCGTCTATGCCGTGCGGACGACGGGCATATTCTGCCGCGCCGGCTGCGCCAGCCGCCGGCCGCGCCGCGAGAACGTGGCCTTCTATCCCCTGCCCGAGGCCGCGCGCGCGGCCGGCTTCCGCGCCTGCCTGCGCTGCCGGCCGGATGCGGTAGAGAGCCAGGACGAGCGCGTGGTGCTGGTCCGCCGGGCCTGCCGCCTGATCGAGGCGGCCGACGAGAGCCCGCCCGGCCTGGCCGAGCTGGGCCAGGCGCTGGGCGCCAGCCCCTTTCACCTCCAGCGCCTGATGCGGCAGTTCCTCGGCCTGTCGCCCAAGGAATA encodes:
- a CDS encoding DMT family transporter codes for the protein MPSPSRRPSAFHLALVALAVGGACIALSPILVRLSEVGPTVTAFWRAALAVPILALLVAAADRAPMPIRPVDRWRLLAAGVFFAGDLAFWHWSIRFTSVANATLFANFNPIFVAFGAWLLFGERVSARFLGGMALAFAGALCLLGQSMRIGGDHALGDGLGVATAMCWSGYFLVVRSLRARLGTGGIMLWTSLATAVVLLPVAWISGEGFWPATLAGWAVLVGLGLLSHALGQGLIAFALAHLPAGFSALALLSEPVLAALFAWAWLGEGLGWLQWLGGLAVLAGIAVAARGLGRPRRAMASGAIAERPAGP
- the pyk gene encoding pyruvate kinase; protein product: MRRNRSTKIVATLGPASGTPEVIGALFDAGVDVFRLNFSHGTHDEHRVRYDVIRAIEQERKRPIGILVDLQGPKLRVGTFADGKIMLKAGQGFRLDLTDKPGDETRAPLPHPEIFEAISPGTDLLLDDGRIRLRVEKVRGKVAETLVITGGPLSNRKGVNVPNAVLPVSALTDKDRRDLRFGLDIGADWIALSFVQRPEDVAEARKLIEGRAAVMVKLEKPQAIERLQEILDLTDAVMVARGDLGVEMPPEDVPGLQKRIVRACRVAGKPVVVATQMLESMVQSPAPTRAEASDVATAVYDGADAVMLSAETAAGAYPREAVEIMNRIIAKVEQDPLYRPIMDAEHSQPEHTAADAISAAAAQVSQTIGAAAICTFTTSGSTTLRAARERPTSPILGLTAHVGTARRLAVLWGVHWVLTRDIRSFSDMVERARKLAVQEGFARSGDRIVITAGVPFGTPGSTNTLRIAWVE
- a CDS encoding glycerate kinase type-2 family protein → MTVMPAPDALLRDLFAAALAAADPALAVPRFLPPPPRGRTIVVGAGKAAASMAAAVEAHWPGPLEGLVVTRYGHAVPCRRIRVVEASHPMPDAAGTAAAEEILGLVRGLGPDDLVLCLVSGGGSALLGLPAPGITLDDKRALTTDLLRSGATIGEINTIRKHLSAIKGGRLAQAAAPARLVALAISDVPNDDPAVIASGLTVPDPTTYADARGVLAKYGITPPPAIAARLAAALDETPKPGDPIFANTRFVMVATPQMALDAAAERARAVGLTPIVLGDAIEGEARDVALVHAAIARQVQRRGQPLPAPAVLLSGGETTVTVRGRGRGGRNAEFLLALAVALDGAPGIHALAGDTDGIDGTEDNAGALLHPDSIQRGRAAGIEARERLADNDGYGFFAGLGDLVRTGPTLTNVNDFRAILVLPVS
- a CDS encoding class I SAM-dependent methyltransferase, with translation MKIKVWAEEIARRHLDPDAIRRTYDRYARVYDGIFGPILNPGRRRAVAAAERAPGLRVLEVGVGTGLSLPLYKSSQVVGIDVSDKMLDQARRRVARLGLTHVEDLRVMDAEAMAFPAQSFDSIVLMHVASVVPHPDRLMVEVRRVLKPGGEALVLNHFWTGRGPMSVVERALAPASNTIGFRPLSLDELISVTPLTFVAEERVNLFGYWSLVRFRRD